In Juglans microcarpa x Juglans regia isolate MS1-56 chromosome 7D, Jm3101_v1.0, whole genome shotgun sequence, the following are encoded in one genomic region:
- the LOC121238295 gene encoding 1-acyl-sn-glycerol-3-phosphate acyltransferase PLS1-like → MEIRTLAIFTPFGIVFVCTGIIVNLIQAACFLIIRPVSKNLFRTINGAVAENFWLLIVWVLDWWSGFKVQLYTDMETYRLIGKEHAFLMPNHMCDTDILMMWLLAQRFSCLRSALMVVKKSSKYLPIYGWAIWFFGFVFLDRSWEKDEQKLKSSFQELEDFPRPFWLTMFVEGTRMTPDKLLDAQEFAASRGLPVPRNVLIPRTKGFVAAVKYMRSFVPAVYDITVAVPKGHAVPSLLSVCKRQPSEVKMHIKRYSMKELPESDAAIAQWCRDRFVEKDAMLEKFRAEGRFGDQKIPDAGRSLKAVLILITCSCMTYFGIYKFCKMFSLLSTWKGNGILAGGLAMVVLVLHIFFEYTKLPQRALVAAETNGKKKLN, encoded by the exons ATGGAAATCAGAACACTAGCAATTTTCACTCCATTTGGCATTGTATTCGTCTGCACAGGCATCATCGTTAATCTCATCCAA GCCGCTTGCTTTCTTATTATTCGGCCTGTATCGAAGAATTTGTTCAGGACAATCAATGGAGCTGTTGCAGAAAATTTTTGGTTACTGATCGTTTGGGTTCTGGATTGGTGGTCAGGATTCAAG GTTCAATTGTACACAGATATGGAAACTTATCGATTAATAG GCAAAGAACATGCATTTCTCATGCCAAATCACATGTGTGATACCGATATACTAATGATGTGGCTTCTAGCTCAG CGCTTCAGTTGCCTTCGTAGTGCACTAATGGTTGTGAAGAAATCTTCAAAATATCTTCCA ATTTATGGCTGGGCAATTTGGTTCTTCGGGTTTGTTTTTCTGGATCGAAGCTGGGAAAAAGACGAACAAAAACTAAAg TCAAGTTTCCAGGAGCTAGAGGATTTTCCTAGGCCTTTTTGGCTAACTATGTTTGTCGAGGGAACTCGAATGACCCCAGATAAGCTGTTGGACGCTCAAGAGTTTGCTGCTTCAAGAGGGTTGCCTGTGCCTAGAAATGTCCTTATCCCTCGCACCaag GGTTTTGTTGCAGCAGTAAAATATATGCGCTCCTTTGTTCCAGCAGTTTATGATATTACAGTGGCTGTTCCGAAAGGTCATGCTGTTCCTTCTTTACTGAGTGTTTGTAAGCGGCAACCTTCCGAG GTTAAAATGCACATAAAGAGATATTCAATGAAGGAATTGCCGGAATCAGATGCTGCCATTGCTCAATGGTGCAGGGATAGATTTGTGGAAAAG GATGCAATGTTGGAAAAGTTTCGAGCTGAGGGAAGATTTGGGGACCAAAAAATTCCAGATGCTGGCCGGTCCTTGAAGGCAGTTCTT ATCCTCATCACTTGCTCCTGTATGACTTATTTTGGCATCTACAAATTCTGTAAAATGTTTTCCCTGCTATCCACATGGAAAGGAAATGGGATTTTAGCAGGTGGATTGGCCATGGTGGTGCTCGTTTTGCACATCTTTTTTGAATACACAAAGTTGCCTCAGAGAGCACTCGTTGCTGCTGAaacaaatgggaaaaaaaaactgaactag
- the LOC121238339 gene encoding 1-acyl-sn-glycerol-3-phosphate acyltransferase 3-like, which produces MAIPAVLVVVPLGIILILSGLIVNLIQAALYILVRPISKNMYRRTNKVVAELLWLELVWLFDWWAGFKVELYTDSETFQLLGKENALLICNHRSDIDWLVGWVLAQRTGCLGSTLAIMKKEVKCLPIIGWSMWFSDYVFLERSWAKDEGTLQSGFRKLEDFSLPFWLALFVEGTRYTEEKLLAAQRYAASRGLPVPRNVLIPRTKGFVSAVTHMRSFVPAIYDCTVAVSKNQPRPTMLGICRRQSSVMKVQIRRHQMQELPETADGIGQWCKDIFVTKDAVLERYFCMDSFSDLPQQDIGRPKKSFFVVISWICVLVYGITKFFQWSSLLSSWEGIAFSATFLVLVTIVMQILIQSSESEHSTPVNTVTQDPMEERLLQ; this is translated from the exons ATGGCGATCCCAGCTGTGCTTGTTGTTGTTCCTCTGGGcataattctcattctctcaggCCTCATTGTCAATCTCATTCAG GCAGCTCTCTACATCCTTGTTCGTCCGATATCAAAAAATATGTATAGAAGGACCAACAAAGTAGTTGCAGAATTGCTGTGGTTAGAGCTTGTATGGCTCTTTGATTGGTGGGCTGGTTTCAAG GTTGAATTATATACAGATTCCGAAACCTTCCAATTACTGG GTAAAGAAAATGCACTTCTCATATGCAACCATAGGAGCGACATTGATTGGCTTGTTGGATGGGTCTTGGCTCAG CGCACGGGCTGCCTCGGTAGTACACTAGCCATCATGAAGAAAGAAGTAAAATGTCTTCCT ATCataggttggtcaatgtggttTTCTGACTATGTTTTTCTGGAAAGAAGCTGGGCCAAGGATGAAGGCACATTGCAG TCAGGTTTTCGAAAACTGGAGGATTTTTCCTTGCCTTTTTGGTTGGCTCTTTTTGTGGAGGGAACTCGCTATACAGAGGAAAAGTTATTAGCAGCTCAGAGGTATGCTGCTTCAAGAGGATTACCTGTTCCTAGGAACGTTTTGATTCCCCGAACTAAG GGTTTTGTTTCAGCTGTAACGCATATGCGCTCGTTTGTTCCAGCAATTTATGATTGTACAGTGGCCGTTTCCAAAAACCAGCCTCGACCTACAATGTTGGGAATATGTAGAAGACAATCTTCTGTG atgAAGGTGCAAATCAGGAGACATCAAATGCAGGAGTTGCCAGAAACAGCTGATGGCATTGGACAATGGTGTAAAGATATATTTGTTACAAAG GATGCTGTATTGGAGAGATACTTTTGTATGGACTCTTTCAGTGACTTACCTCAGCAAGACATTGGTCGAccaaaaaaatctttcttt GTTGTCATATCTTGGATATGTGTCCTTGTATATGGTATAACCAAATTCTTTCAGTGGTCTTCTCTCCTATCCTCATGGGAAGGCATTGCATTTTCAGCCACATTCTTGGTCCTCGTTACCATTGTTATGCAAATTCTCATCCAATCCTCCGAGTCCGAGCATTCTACCCCTGTCAATACAGTGACACAAGACCCAATGGAAGAGCGGCTTCTTCAGTAA
- the LOC121238223 gene encoding myosin-2 heavy chain-like: protein MANKNFSPASRHKQASPAPSSSTDSPLSDDSPAMYPVEYERVVGAFMFGDHIRALELVDDALSSYPDSALLRSTRNVIHYRAASLLRDQKSKVEYLKKAAEFAGLAFAMAPNSISCARLNVAMLFELTEIASPTSVSDYEEVIRHCENALMLKNPADPLEGSLGKTKAERVLSVRKEFLTVIEKAKTRINFLGGANSKDWLKKLVENDFLSSVKKGFENIEQLRKEITEPMPLKAIFPASSRASKDDRLTEKRKNQNLKKLMSNVGKTGRVRTYWNNMDIEERKELFTIRIEDLIAYLDKNKLAMVKETLVEAIDFAKVKRKWKFWECCCCEGRFSVGEWNLDHIGDMHIAPQSGNIQSAAPEFLAPDLAHNLLQADVWKPVDSISEAKIMEDLPSTADNGSEGFNVSQWHYCDDRKRADIIEKIRSCLQMFMQINCLASSHLTMLLTMTMDMLQNRIPRSILEDHGLHQTLRSICLLEVPELERVLDCLEDLACACSLRFLCERFSIEESIGYQGPCFKERIVFSSDFSCLHLDERSLLRGQIDAPDDGIAVASTIAEDCGNDEAELSADSDPIVYELCVGVPKIGEQWKEWTSMRESTRNLGKGLVKILQMESTREQLMLARKLRILRYEDTLLSVERICVEENKKRELIPDYDPQSFESLLSKRKEELEMEGDAAIDSTSNEIDIILSILEEAQANTDINKAIQKQREHISREVYKLDAIILTTKFAVGQTGKRLWSVLLHDYRFIIVPLLMSFVQARLQDMVDKDAAEKSSTAAEALLAELAVDAKKNTDKGGVSSKKGDGKSKRKKKGKYHSKAKNSEGTGGSKERHPFNPKNVEQYDIPISPDELEQREQEDVGEDVGPSKQEQAEELQREAMEVQRKLEKVLEFQRKFEDEAKQKRRAEKAKIVGGTSAENVAEDVHVVFSKLSEDVGPREQGHDEELQREAMEVQRKLEEVLEFQRKFEDEAKQKRLAEKAKIVGGTSAENVAEDVHIVFSKLSEDVGPREQGHEEELHHEDEEVQGKIDEALEFQTKLEDEGKEKRLAEKVKIMENVAEDVPVISSEPGENVDPSELEHEEKFQLEDEEVQRKVDKALEIYLKFEEEVKRELLAGKAKIEENVVEEVPLLSSEPGVGPSEQEQEGELQCGDEELRRKLDEALEFYFKFEDEARRKRLAEKAKIIENVAEDVPVISYEPGDEGVKLDPSEQEQEGELQHGDEEVQRKVDEINFGDEAERKRLAGKAKIMENVSNDVPVISSEPGEGVGPSEQEQEGELQRGDEELQRKLDEALEFYFKFEDDARQKCLAEKAKIIENVAEDVPVISYEPGGEGVGPSEQEQEGELQCGDEELQRKLDEALEFYFKFEDDAQRKCLAEKAKIIENVAEDVPVISYEPGGEGVKLDPSEQEQEGELQHGDEEVQRKVDEINFEDDARQKCLAEKANIMENVANDVPVISYEPGGEGVGPSEQEQEGELQCGDEELQRKLDEALEFYFKFEDDAQRKCLAEKAKIIENVAEDVPVISYEPGGEGVKLDPSEQEQEGELQHGDEEVQRKVDEINFEDEAERKHLAGKAKIMENVANDVPVISSEPGEDVGSSEQEQEGELQRGDEELQRELDEALEFYFKFEDDARQKCLAEKAKIIENVAEDVPVISYEPGGEGVELDPSEQEQEGELQHGDEEVQRKVDEINFEDEAEQKHLAGKAKIMENVANDVPVISSEPGEDVGPSKQEREEEHQREDEVQRELDETLELQSQIDNEAEHKLDEQDKNVGGPSEKNVGRWFCCCLQ, encoded by the exons ATGGCCAACAAGAATTTTTCCCCTGCTTCGCGCCACAAACAAGCGTCCCCTGCACCGTCTTCCTCCACCGATTCGCCTCTTTCCGATGATTCTCCGGCCATGTATCCCGTTGAATACGAGCGGGTCGTCGGTGCTTTCATGTTTGGGGACCATATCAGAGCCTTGGAGCTCGTCGATGACGCCCTTTCCAGCTACCCGGATTCGGCCCTTCTCCGCAGCACCCGAAACGTCATTCACTACAGAGCCGCTTCCTTGCTCAGAGACCAGAAGTCCAAGGTTGAATACCTGAAGAAAGCGGCCGAGTTCGCAGGCCTTGCCTTCGCTATGGCACCGAACTCCATCTCCTGCGCTAGATTGAACGTCGCCATGCTTTTCGAGCTGACGGAGATCGCCTCCCCTACTTCAGTCTCCGATTACGAAGAAGTAATCCGGCATTGCGAGAACGCTTTGATGTTAAAGAACCCAGCGGACCCTCTTGAGGGTAGCTTGGGAAAGACCAAGGCCGAGCGAGTCTTGTCGGTCAGAAAGGAGTTCTTAACGGTCATCGAGAAGGCCAAGACGAGGATCAATTTTCTTGGAGGTGCGAATAGTAAGGACTGGTTGAAGAAGCTTGTAGAGAATGATTTTCTGTCGTCCGTAAAAAAGGGTTTTGAGAACATAGAACAGTTAAGGAAAGAGATCACAGAGCCGATGCCGCTGAAGGCCATATTTCCAGCGTCGAGTCGAGCCTCGAAGGATGATCGGCTCACggagaaaagaaagaatcaaAATCTCAAGAAACTGATGTCCAACGTCGGCAAGACAGGTCGAGTCAGGACTTACTGGAACAACATGGATATCGAAGAAAGGAAGGAATTATTCACTATAAGAATAGAAGATCTCATAGCGTATTTGGATAAGAACAAGCTGGCGATGGTGAAGGAGACTTTGGTAGAAGCGATAGATTTCGCTAAAGTGAAAAGGAAATGGAAGTTTTGGGAATGTTGTTGTTGCGAAGGAAGGTTTTCGGTCGGTGAATGGAATTTGGACCACATTGGGGATATGCATATAGCTCCCCAGTCCGGGAACATACAATCCGCTGCTCCGGAATTCTTAGCTCCTGACTTGGCACATAACCTGCTTCAAGCTGATGTATGGAAGCCTGTGGATTCTATTTCTGAGGCCAAGATTATGGAAGACCTGCCGTCTACTGCAGATAATGGCTCTGAAGGTTTTAATGTTAGTCAGTGGCATTATTGTGATGATAGAAAGCGCGCTGATATCATCGAGAAAATTCGCTCATGCCTGCAAATGTTTATGCAAATAAATTGTCTTGCTTCTAGCCATCTCACTATGCTGCTGACCATGACAATGGACATGCTGCAAAATCGCATCCCAAGATCGATTCTCGAGGATCATGGACTGCACCAGACACTCCGCTCGATATGCTTATTGGAAGTGCCGGAGCTTGAACGCGTTCTTGATTGCTTGGAAGATCTGGCTTGTGCTTGCTCATTGCGTTTTCTTTGTGAGCGTTTCTCGATAGAAGAATCGATAGGTTATCAGGGACCTTGCTTTAAAGAGAGGATTGTTTTCAGCAGCGACTTCTCTTGCCTCCATCTGGATGAGCGATCGCTGCTGCGAGGACAGATTGATGCGCCGGATGATGGGATTGCAGTGGCGTCAACTATTGCGGAGGATTGTGGTAATGATGAGGCAGAGCTGTCTGCGGATAGTGACCCTATTGTTTATGAATTATGCGTTGGAGTTCCTAAAATTGGGGAGCAGTGGAAGGAATGGACAAGTATGAGAGAATCGACCAGAAATCTGGGAAAGGGTTTGGTGAAGATCCTTCAGATGGAATCTACACGTGAGCAGTTAATGTTAGCCAGAAAACTCAGGATTTTGAGATACGAGGACACATTGCTGAGTGTAGAGAGAATATGTGTCgaggaaaataagaaaagggAACTAATTCCAGATTACGACCCACAGAGTTTTGAGTCTCTATTGTCGAAGCGGAAGGAGGAGCTTGAGATGGAGGGTGATGCTGCGATAGATAGCACAAGCAATGAGATAGATATCATACTTAGTATTCTGGAAGAAGCACAAGCAAACACTGACATAAACAAAGCAATCCAGAAGCAGAGGGAACATATATCTCGAGAG GTTTACAAACTCGATGCCATAATCCTGACAACTAAATTCGCCGTAGGGCAGACGGGGAAGAGACTTTGGAGCGTATTACTTCATGACTATCGGTTCATTATCGTTCCCCTGTTGATGTCATTTGTGCAG GCACGCCTACAGGATATGGTTGACAAAGATGCTGCAGAGAAGTCTAGTACTGCAGCAGAAGCTCTGTTAGCAGAGCTTGCCGTCGATGCCAAGAAAAACACTGATAAAGGAGGTGTTAGTTCGAAAAAAGGAGACGGAAAGTCAAAGCgtaaaaagaagggaaaatatCACAGCAAGGCCAAAAATTCTGAG GGAACTGGTGGTAGTAAGGAGCGGCATCCCTTTAATCCCAAAAATGTGGAACAATA TGACATTCCCATAAGCCCGGATGAATTGGAGCAACGGGAACAGGAAGATGTTGGTGAAGATGTTGGTCCAAGTAAGCAGGAACAGGCGGAGGAACTTCAGCGTGAGGCTATGGAGGTGCAAAGAAAGCTCGAGAAAGTTTTGGAGTTTCAGAGGAAATTCGAGGATGAGGCTAAACAAAAGCGCCGAGCTGAAAAGGCAAAGATCGTGGGGGGAACCAGTGCTGAAAATGTTGCGGAGGATGTGCATGTTGTCTTCTCCAAACTTAGCGAAGATGTTGGTCCAAGGGAGCAGGGGCATGACGAGGAACTTCAGCGTGAGGCTATGGAGGTGCAAAGAAAGCTCGAGGAAGTTTTGGAGTTTCAGAGGAAATTCGAGGACGAGGCTAAACAAAAGCGCCTAGCTGAAAAAGCAAAGATCGTGGGGGGAACCAGTGCTGAAAATGTTGCGGAGGATGTGCATATTGTCTTCTCCAAACTTAGCGAAGATGTTGGTCCAAGGGAGCAGGGGCATGAAGAGGAACTTCACCATGAGGATGAGGAGGTACAAGGAAAGATTGATGAAGCTTTGGAGTTTCAGACGAAATTAGAGGACGAGGGTAAAGAAAAGCGCCTTgctgaaaaagtaaaaattatggAAAATGTTGCAGAGGATGTACCTGTTATCTCCTCTGAACCTGGTGAAAATGTTGATCCAAGTGAGCTGGAACACGAAGAAAAATTTCAGCTCGAGGATGAGGAGGTGCAAAGAAAGGTTGATAAAGCATTGgagatttatttgaaatttgaggaAGAGGTTAAAAGAGAGCTCCTTGCTGGAAAAGCAAAGATTGAGGAAAATGTTGTAGAGGAGGTGCCTCTACTCTCCTCTGAACCTGGTGTTGGTCCAAGTGAGCAGGAACAGGAAGGGGAACTTCAGTGTGGGGATGAGGAGCTGCGAAGAAAGCTTGATGAAgctttggagttttattttaaatttgaggatGAGGCTAGACGAAAGCGCCTTGCtgaaaaagcaaaaattattgaaaatgttGCAGAGGATGTGCCTGTAATTTCCTATGAACCTGGTGATGAAGGTGTTAAACTTGATCCAAGTGAGCAGGAACAGGAAGGGGAACTTCAGCATGGGGATGAGGAGGTGCAAAGAAAggttgatgaaataaattttgggGATGAGGCTGAACGAAAGCGCCTTGCTGGAAAAGCAAAGATTATGGAAAATGTTTCAAATGATGTGCCTGTAATCTCCTCTGAACCTGGTGAAGGTGTTGGTCCAAGTGAGCAGGAACAGGAAGGGGAACTTCAGCGTGGGGATGAGGAGCTGCAAAGAAAGCTTGATGAAgctttggagttttattttaaatttgaggatGATGCTCGGCAAAAGTGCCTTGCtgaaaaagcaaaaattattgaaaatgttGCAGAGGATGTGCCTGTAATTTCCTATGAACCTGGTGGTGAAGGTGTTGGTCCAAGTGAGCAGGAACAGGAAGGGGAACTTCAGTGTGGGGATGAGGAGCTGCAAAGAAAGCTTGATGAAgctttggagttttattttaaatttgaggatGATGCTCAACGAAAGTGCCTTGCTGAAAAAGCAAAGATTATTGAAAATGTTGCAGAGGATGTGCCTGTAATTTCCTATGAACCTGGTGGTGAAGGTGTTAAACTTGATCCAAGTGAGCAGGAACAGGAAGGGGAACTTCAGCATGGGGATGAGGAGGTGCAAAGAAAggttgatgaaataaattttgagGATGATGCTCGACAAAAGTGCCTTGCGGAAAAAGCAAATATTATGGAAAATGTTGCAAATGATGTGCCTGTAATTTCCTATGAACCTGGTGGTGAAGGTGTTGGTCCAAGTGAGCAGGAACAGGAAGGGGAACTTCAGTGTGGGGATGAGGAGCTGCAAAGAAAGCTTGATGAAgctttggagttttattttaaatttgaggatGATGCTCAACGAAAGTGCCTTGCtgaaaaagcaaaaattattgaaaatgttGCAGAGGATGTGCCTGTAATTTCCTATGAACCTGGTGGTGAAGGTGTTAAACTTGATCCAAGTGAGCAGGAACAGGAAGGGGAACTTCAGCATGGGGATGAGGAGGTGCAAAGAAAggttgatgaaataaattttgagGATGAGGCTGAACGAAAGCACCTTGCTGGAAAAGCAAAGATAATGGAAAATGTTGCAAATGATGTGCCTGTAATCTCCTCTGAACCTGGTGAAGATGTTGGTTCAAGTGAGCAGGAACAGGAAGGGGAACTTCAGCGTGGGGATGAGGAGCTGCAAAGAGAGCTTGATGAAgctttggagttttattttaaatttgaggatGATGCTCGACAAAAGTGCCTTGCtgaaaaagcaaaaattattgaaaatgttGCAGAGGATGTGCCTGTAATTTCCTATGAACCTGGTGGTGAAGGTGTTGAACTTGATCCAAGTGAGCAGGAACAGGAAGGGGAACTTCAGCATGGGGATGAGGAGGTGCAAAGAAAggttgatgaaataaattttgagGATGAGGCTGAACAAAAGCACCTTGCTGGAAAAGCAAAGATTATGGAAAATGTTGCAAATGATGTACCTGTAATCTCCTCTGAACCTGGTGAAGATGTTGGTCCAAGTAAGCAGGAACGGGAAGAGGAACATCAGCGGGAGGATGAGGTGCAAAGAGAGCTTGATGAAACTTTGGAGTTGCAGAGCCAGATTGATAACGAGGCTGAACACAAACTTGATGAACAAGATAAGAATGTAGGTGGACCCAGTGAGAAGAATGTGGGAAGGTGGTTTTGCTGCTGTCTCCAGTGA